The Denticeps clupeoides chromosome 1, fDenClu1.1, whole genome shotgun sequence genome segment TTTATCGGTTTTTTGAAAGAAGTCTGGCTGACCGTGCACAGCATGAACGTTGTAGTATGGTGACCGCcacagcagctcctgcagtcTCCATCTGATCTGTTTTCCCGCTGATCCACCGGCCTCTCCGGGGGCCGTCTGGAGCACTGCAGTCACATATGTGGCGGCTAGGAGGGTATGATGCTTCTCCTCCTGAGAGGGGATTATTTCATTAGTCGGAGACACCGTGGCTCGTCATTAAAAAGGGATGAGGTCTATTCATTAAAGGCGGGAAAGGCCGGAACCCACCGTGCTGCTCATGTCCCCGACCAGAAACTCCAGGTACAACATCAGTGCCAGAGGGTACTTGGCCAAAAATCCAACGATTTCTCCCGGGATTTTAAATCCCTCTTTATCCTTCTGTGTGAAGATTTGAACCCCGGCCTTTGCAGAAAAAGGAATAATCAGGGTTCTGCAGCACTGTAGTCTACTGAAGACCATCTTGTGGCACTGCGCAAGTCTGCCCTCTACAGCTAGGCAAATACCTCCTGGTTCCTCTGTAATGCCCAGCCTGCGAACGTCCAGAAGGTGTCTCTGTCCTCTAGTCGGGCAAGACAATTCAGAATGTGCTGGTACACGTCTGAGCTTGAGCCGTTGTCGTACTCATCTTCCACAATATCAATCCAAGTCTGCCAAAACAAAGCTACAGTATGAACTCGTTCCTTATATTATATCAACATAAATGCCCAACCTTCCTAAGACCTGGATCCTGTCATCCATTCCATGCCTCTATGCTTCTGCTTCTATGAAGCTAAAACTCTAATCTCTGAGTAATCTCAGGACATGGCAACACCATTCTTGCTGGGAGAGAGTATAGAAATGTAATCACAGAGAGGTCAGGGGCTGCTGTGGAGAGGCCTGGAATCGGACGTCCTTTTTGGTCCTAATCGTTCGCAATTTTTGCTACAAGTTCATTATTTCAGGCCATTATTCACACAGACAGAATGAGATGAATTCTAATTATGAGATTATGAGAAATTTTACCTAAGAAGCCTGAGACTAAACAGTATGGGCTATGGTTTTAGCATCttattgttgtttattatttttctgcataTTCAGTATTTTTCTGCATATTCATATGGAAATAactgcataaataaatagatacttTCAAAACTGTCAAACACTTTCAATAACTTCTGGACTCTATCCCCCCAGACGTTTGCAaaacttcactttacacatttgcacatttgcacaccttcaccctacttgttacacatattttatgtttaaaaacatacatttgtaatatttgtttatgtatgcaatatttgaatatttgtttcacttgcaatatttgaaatattgaggtctatagcagtcgcacaagcatttcactgcatatcatgccgtgtatgactgtgaacgtgacaaataaaacttGAATTTCATAAGATTCTGGgtgtttattgtcatattaTGCATTTGAATTCAAGtgggagtgaagtgattgtcattgtgattcacagcacagcacacggtgacacaacgaaatgtgtcctctgcttttaaccgtcacctttggtgagcagtgggcagccatgacaggtgcccggggagcagtgtgtgggcagtATACCGTATACTGTACCTGAATTGCGTTGGATTGCTGACCGTGGCTCTGATACAGCAGTCCAAGAGCAAAAAagctgcagcagaagaagacgGTTTGGGAGAAACTCACTAAGACGGGATCTTTTTCGAGTTAAAGGGCCGTCATCGTTGCCTCCCATACCTCCCGTGCTGTTTCAGATGTTCAGCACACTGCTCAAGCCGGCAGTGGTTGGGCGATGACACGAATCGAATCAACTGGTCGctctcctccagctgcaggtAGATCCGCAGGAGCGCAGAGTCGACGTCCCGCTCCAGGCCGGAGGTCTGATCCGTCCCTCGAACCGTCCACAGGAAATCCCCCAAGAAGCTCAGGTACCGCCTGTATGCAGCGTCATCTTCCTCGCGGAGCTTCTGGAAATCCCTGCAGGTGCTGACAGCAGGGAGTTCAGATGTAAAGTGGCCACTGATGATGGACGCCTCGGGGTACAGGCTCAGGAGTTCCCTCGGGTCCAGGTCGGCTTCTCTGTGAAACGGGGATCTTGATTGGTCTGTGTGAGTCCGAACAAACGGCAGACATTCAAATTTGGAGAGCGCTCACATGAACAGCCGTTTGGCCTCGTAAAACCTCTCCAGGTAAAAGTGTTGCATTCCAGACATGGAGGTGATGTTCTTGTGCAAATCCTGCAAATCACCAGGCTGTTGATTAACATTCACTTACATTCACATTCACGACCTGATATCAAAATGCATTGAGATTTAACCCGGGATTGTGATTTCTGTACGTTATAAAGGTCTTCTGGTAAAAGAGCCTGGACTCCATCGAGCAGCAGCAAGGCCTCGTCTGTTCTCTCACGCTGGGCAAGGGCACGGATCTGATCCTCAAGGGGACGAGGGGACAAGCGGtggatttctttttctgttaCTATGAAGACGTGGTCTGAAATACGGACACAAATGTAAAAGACGTCCAGCAGGAGTTGTACCAGTGGCGTCAAACACTAAATGAGAGCATAAGATCCAACAAATCCAACAAATGCAGTAGCGGGTTGCTTATGAATCCAGTTGTAACCTGGGGTGGACAGCAGCTCCGCAGCTCTGCTCACACTGATGACCTGCTTCAGCTTCTGGTCCACCATGCTGTAGACGTGGACGGCCTGGCTCTGCAGGGTCAGGACGTAAGGGAAATGCACAGCTGCGTCCAGAACCCCCTCTGGCCACTGCACCGGCGGACGCCGTGACGTCCCGTCGTTCGTCACAAACATGCCTGTGGCAAAAGCAAGAGTTCCTTTCATACACTGAAATACCTTCTAGATGCTTCACTgtataatttatacattttacatggggcggtagtagcctagtgggtaacacactcgcctacgaaccagaagacccaggttcaaaccccacttactaccattgtgtccctgagaaagacacttaaccctgagtgtctccagggggggactgtcccttgaactactgattgtaagtcgctctggataaaggcgtctggtaaatgccgtaaatgtaaatttatacattcaacatttacggcatttatccaatcagtccccctgtagacactcggggttaggtgtcttgtttaaggacacaatggtagtaagtggggtttgtgggtTTTCTACACGGTAGGTGTGCCTAATATAGTGGCCGGCGGGTGTGTGCTGCTTACCCAGGGAACCGGGTCCGTTCAGGAGGAACTCTCCTCGCCCTGCCTTTTTGGCAATAATTCTCTGTTTGCTCAGGTTGTGTTGGAAGAGACAGAGAGCGTCCCCGCTCTCGTACTGGTGCAGGACGTATCTGTCCACCGTGGCCACGCAGAGACACGCCTCTGTGACGGCCAGCGCCACGGGGTCCTGCTGCAGGGACAGCCGGGTCACGCACTCCCACGTCCCCACGCTCAGCCGGCAGACGCTCACCGCCCTTCTCCTGGCGGAGGCCGTGAAAACCTCGACGGACGCGTCGCGGGCGTCGCCCACCTCGAAGAGGGACACGTTCTCCACCCGCCTCAGGGCAGACACGCGCTCCAACGAGAACATGTTGAGGACGGTGAGGGAGCTGTCCCACAGCACCAGCAGGTGGTTGAGGAGCGGAACGGCCTTCAGCCGCGCTACGGGCCCGCTCTTTCCCATCTGACGCCTGTTGGCCTCCACGATCCGCGGAGCCTCACCGTTTCCACCGCGCTTACTGGGCGGGGCAAGGCGCTGGACCACGCCATCCTTCCAGCCGACGTAGAAGTTCTTGCAGCACCACTCCAGGCACTGAATGGCGACTTTGTCGGCTCCTTTTGCCGCGCCGGGCTTTTCAAACACCACAACTGAGCTGAAAGCCTGGCAACTCATAACTTGTTACTGAACAACCAAATGTTCGTTTTGAAACGAAACGGACCGAATAAAACAGGCCAGACGGTAACGGTCTGTCTCCCGCACTCGAGCCCTCCTCACCTCTCCTTTAGCGCTCCGTTTGTGCCGTTTTTTCACTCGGCGCAGTTCGACCTTGCCATGTGACCCTCATCCTGAGAGGAAGCTTGAGTCAGCGCTTCCCCGGCGCAGTTCTCCACACCACGTTTTACGGTTACATGCGGCCAGTTGCACAATGCGGCGGGGCGGCGTGCACTCATTAACCAGAGAAGTGTGGACTttgttttcacacacacacacacacagagacaaatttgcatttttttttaataataacttCTGCTGGGGACATTTTACATAAAgtccttgtttttctttttattcattgcaTCAGTTACACAGAACAAAGCCGCAACAAAGAGTGGGACGTTCAGAATCGTCCCTTCCATCTGTCTACATGTCCGAAGCAGTGAAACAGCACACTTTCAAACAGCCATGTTTTAGCCTTGCGGGGGTAAATATAGATGGTGTGTTTCTCTAAAAACAAGGAGACACCTCCAGCTATTCAGGCCCGCCGTTTTCCAGACTGCGGTGGGAAAAACACACGCGGCGAGCCCCTCGGTGCGCCTGGCCGTCCCGCTGGGTGGGCTCACTTCTCCCGGCCGCAGTCGGTGCAGAGGACGTCGTCGCGCTGGGCGAGGAAGCCGCGGCCCACCAGGGACACGGAGCAGCGCACGCAGGCGAAGCACTCGCTGTGCCACTGGCGCTCCTCGAACGAGACGTACTTCGCCCCAGACAGGCCTGCGGGAGACACGCCGCAGACGCCGAGCTCGTTACGCCCCGTCTAGGCTACAGACCGCGGACGCGCGGGGTCACCGGACTTACTGCTTATGGGCTTGGTACAGGCCACACACTTTTTGGCGTAGAGGTCGCCGAAGCAGTCCAGGCAGTACGGGTAGTTCTCCCTGGAAGTGAAGCGCTGTGCCGCCAGCTGCTTCTTGCACCCGATGCAAACAAAGCACTCGCGGTGCCACGGTTTGTCCTGGTAGGTAACCCCGCCCGTGGTAATAGCCTGCGGTGAAGGGTTGCGATTAGCTgcggaacgtttttttttttgtgcatcatTAGTACAGCTGTAAAcgatcggtcagcaaacaccaACGTCCGaactatagtacctatccttttcATACGATTCGCCGCGGCGGTTGGTACAAGTGTTTTGCATATTGTacaattgttttattaaatgaaacGTTAATTTGATTTCCAACACTCAACCACTGtcatcaggtgatgcattttaattagagagagatgtgaaaatggatgctgaggaggtgaaacgaaCGTTTTAAACCTGCTCTTTTCTCCGCACGTTTCTTTCCATCTTATGCGCACATAAAGAAAGCTGGTCTTTTAAAAAGCCTGGTTGGTCCGGACTCTGTCGGACACGGGCTTGGTCGGGCCTAACCCTTTAGGCCCCGTTACAGCTCTAATCATTAGTGTGATTGGGACTTACTTTTTTACAAGTACAGCACTGGTAGGCAAACTGCTTCTCAAAGCAGGGAACGCAGAAGTAGCCGCTATCTTTGGGGATGAAGGACTTTGTTCCTATTGGCTGCTGGCAGCGGTGGCACAGAAAGCAGGTCTCATGCCAGCTGTTCCCCTTGTACTCCATTTTCCGGGAGCCTTGCAGATGAGTGCGAGTGGAGCaacagacaataaataaataataagtataTTTATGCAGtccaggccaaaggtttggacacaccttctcattcagtgtgttttctttgtttttacgaccatttacgttggtagattttcactgaaggcatcaaaactatgaatgaacacgtgtggagttatgtacttaacaaaaagtggagacctggcctccacagtcaccggacctgaacccaatccagatggtttggggtgagctggaccctaacaagtgctaaacacctctgggaactccttcaagactgttggagaaccatttcaggtgacgacctcttcaaagatcatcgagagaatgccaagagtgtgcaaagcagtaatcagagcaaagaaactagaatataaaacatgttttcaattatttcaccttttttgttaagtacagaactccacatgtgttcattcatagttttgatgccttcagtgagaatctaccaacgtaaatggtcatgaaaataaaaaaaacacattgaatgagaaggtgtgtccaaacttttggcctgtactgtatatatttatttatttacatgttaGGCTGCATGCCATGTGTAATTTCTCCGCCCGCTGCCCTTACCTGGCATGATGGTTTTCTTGCACGTGTTGCATTTTGAAGAGTACTCGTTTGAGTAGCACTCGGTGCACAGCAGCAGGTCGTCTTTGGCAGCGAAGGGTTTCTCTACCAAGGAGCGGCTGCACCTGCTGCATTTAAAGCACTGCTCATGCCAATGCCGGTCCTTATAAGACAGGTCCTGCCACGGGCATGTAGGGTCAGAAACACACCGTAAGTACAGACGTGGACCACTTGCCGTAATTCACGAATTGTCAAGCAGAACGACTATTTATAACTGTATGCGGGGAACTCGGGTGACCTGGGCGAAAAAGGGCCTGGCggccatttactaccattgtgtccctgagtaggacacttaaccctgagtgtcttcggggggggggggactctccctgtaactactgattgtatgtcgctctggataagggcgtctgataaatgccgtaaatgtaaatgtaaaacaaacaatTCCTGAATTTTTGCAGAAAAATCTGCCTCAAAggggggcagttgtggcctagcaggtaaggaagtggccccgtaatcagaaggttgccggttcgaatcctgaaccaccaaggtgccactgaggtccccttgtacaaagcatcgtccccacacactgctccccaggagtCTGTctcggctgcccactgctcaccaagggtgatggttaaaagcaggggacacattccgttgtgtcaccatgtgctgtgctgcagtgtctcacgatgacgctcacttcactttcaaagatgATCAGGTGAGTGTCCCAGTCTGTAAACATTTCACACAGGCTGCAGTAGTTCGCAGACGTTCCCTTATTCTGTAGCGCAAACTGCTGTGAAGGACGCACTACATCTTAATCACCTGTTCTCAGGCGGTTTCCTTCCTATTCTGCTTTTGTGACTATTTCAAAATCCAAAAGAACAAGTTGTCCAGGCTGGAACATTATTTGGGTAAAACAGGGTGATAATGTTTTAGTGCAAAAGTGAAACTACGCTGGATCTGCCCCTTGACATGGATCCTTTCTAAAGCATGAACAGGTCCTTCCCTGGCCTATGACCATCCATCTGGCTGCCAGTTTTTGACAGACATGCAACACatcaaggtggaggtggagcaaCACATCTTCCACGGCTCTGTTTCTTTGCAGGGTTTAGCTGAACGTAACCATAACATCTACTTATTTGCACAAATTAGAAAACCAATCGGCATTTACTAATTTGCACGGACGTTCTATtgttccttttctctctcccaccTTGCAGTTGCAGCCAATTGGCGTGGAGCATTCTTCACAGCAGTTGGCGAACAAGTTCTCGTAGCATTTGGTGCAGTACTGGGTGTCCTCTTTTAGGATGTACTTCTTCCCCAGCAGGGTGTCCTTGCAGTAGTGGCAGTCGAAGCGCTCGTCAGGCATCCTGCGGGTCAGTGGGCCAGATTTGAAAAAGCACTATGCCGCGGTCCCTGTTCTAAATGCCAGGATAAGGAGTACAGTACCTGCACCAACGGACTCCGTGCAAAGGTTTTTTGGGGGTCCGCGTTTGTGGAGCTGGCACCGGGACGAGTGGAGATTAAGGGGGATGCTCGTTCAAAAGATGGTCTATAAATACCTGCCCTCCCATTAGCCGAAAATCCCCCAGGAGCATCACCAGGCTGCGCATATCTGGACCTTTTATGGGAGTTCGCTTTGCGCACTGGACACGGTTAATATGCTGAGATGAAGCagcaaggggggaaaaaattatatatataatatatatatatatatagtcaccTCCGTTCCATTCTGTTTTGAGCAACGTCCATGTCCAAAAATCCGTCCATCTGTCCACCAATCACAACAGGCTTAGATCTGCTGGGCCTGCGGGGGTGAACCCAGCGTGGACAGCTTTCCATGGACCCGAGAAATCTGTGCCTTTTCTGACCGCATGAATTGTCCAGAGCATCTGTTAAACTGGAGCCCAACAGAGCTGTTTCACCAAATAATGCTTGTATCGTTTTCCAGGCACTGATCCTGCGCCAAATTTAGCATGGGAAGACCAGAACTCTGACGGCTTAATCCGTAAGATACACGCAGGAAGGTCGACGGCAAGGTTAAAGTAGACAGGAGCAGAACATCTTTTTGCTGCCATAATTACTTTTTGACGGTTAAATCACATATTCACACATATAACTGCACAATTACAATGATTTTGCACTTAATGGCCAGTTGCTGCTGTTAGTTACCTGTTATGTCTCTtcatattcctttttttttttgatatttCAAGCCAATGAGAACAGAATTTCACAAAttacaccaattttttttttttgctcatgaaGGAAGCATatgggctttaaaaaaacaccGGCTCTTATTGGAGATGCGGCTGCGGGAGATCTTGCAGTTGCGATCCTGCACTACCCTTGGTTCCCATGGCGACGCG includes the following:
- the LOC114792306 gene encoding transforming growth factor-beta receptor-associated protein 1; the protein is MSCQAFSSVVVFEKPGAAKGADKVAIQCLEWCCKNFYVGWKDGVVQRLAPPSKRGGNGEAPRIVEANRRQMGKSGPVARLKAVPLLNHLLVLWDSSLTVLNMFSLERVSALRRVENVSLFEVGDARDASVEVFTASARRRAVSVCRLSVGTWECVTRLSLQQDPVALAVTEACLCVATVDRYVLHQYESGDALCLFQHNLSKQRIIAKKAGRGEFLLNGPGSLGMFVTNDGTSRRPPVQWPEGVLDAAVHFPYVLTLQSQAVHVYSMVDQKLKQVISVSRAAELLSTPDHVFIVTEKEIHRLSPRPLEDQIRALAQRERTDEALLLLDGVQALLPEDLYNDLHKNITSMSGMQHFYLERFYEAKRLFIEADLDPRELLSLYPEASIISGHFTSELPAVSTCRDFQKLREEDDAAYRRYLSFLGDFLWTVRGTDQTSGLERDVDSALLRIYLQLEESDQLIRFVSSPNHCRLEQCAEHLKQHGSFFALGLLYQSHGQQSNAIQTWIDIVEDEYDNGSSSDVYQHILNCLARLEDRDTFWTFAGWALQRNQEAGVQIFTQKDKEGFKIPGEIVGFLAKYPLALMLYLEFLVGDMSSTEEKHHTLLAATYVTAVLQTAPGEAGGSAGKQIRWRLQELLWRSPYYNVHAVHEKVMHTDLQKEKAILLGKLGRHGEALQILVHEEKDGQAAEEYCRRTSAGQKRKCRQAIFHTLLQIHLDSGAVGAAADLLERSGPCFDAAGVLRLLPASWSLQLVSRFLRAALRGALHDRRMREVEVGLASLEHLRYRSTWMKTAARMIKVGRGEVCQVCQHLLRSSEFACTTDGQLTHTGCTQSLQDSSQM
- the fhl5 gene encoding four and a half LIM domains protein 5, with translation MPDERFDCHYCKDTLLGKKYILKEDTQYCTKCYENLFANCCEECSTPIGCNCKDLSYKDRHWHEQCFKCSRCSRSLVEKPFAAKDDLLLCTECYSNEYSSKCNTCKKTIMPGSRKMEYKGNSWHETCFLCHRCQQPIGTKSFIPKDSGYFCVPCFEKQFAYQCCTCKKAITTGGVTYQDKPWHRECFVCIGCKKQLAAQRFTSRENYPYCLDCFGDLYAKKCVACTKPISSLSGAKYVSFEERQWHSECFACVRCSVSLVGRGFLAQRDDVLCTDCGREK